One window from the genome of Pseudomonas sp. L5B5 encodes:
- a CDS encoding TrlF family AAA-like ATPase, with translation MIGRGSEWRRWEPHIHAPGTVLNNQFGSDSPWDVYLKKLETVAPKIEALAVTDYYLTDTYEEVLRQKAAGRLQDVQLIFPNVELRLDVAAKSGFVNLHLLVSPEDPNHIAELHRILQRLQFQAHGDTFNCTRQDLISLGKKADTSILDDRAALSHGATQFKVNFDQLRRVMRESDWAKTNILIAVAGATGDGTSGLRQAADATMRQEIEKFAHIIFSSSTAQREFWSGRKGVTLDQLKERYGGCKPCLHGSDAHDQKTVGQPVEERYSWIKGGLEFDALRQACIDPEGRAYVGSESPSTAMPSQVISNITIGDASWAATPDIPVNPGLVAIIGPRGSGKTALADMIAAGCDAITPGTWSASANISPSFLVRARQLLGHATATLTWGGGASVTRFLDGRDANGHLAFPRARYLSQQFVEELCSSAGVSDGLIAEIERVIFDAHPHDDLDGAIDFAELRDFRTARFQQAREREAEAIADLSERIATEIEKEAAVTGLALQVTQKTGQIKSYNEDLAKLVVKGTEAQAIRHTQLGQAVQTLRGTIQAYGNQRRTFVALQDEVVSTRNTKAPELLRQAKERHVLSGLSQEQWDEFLLIYKGDVDTSLTSYVTWSDQQIAALTGPAIPATPTSDPNTPLFPDTTDLSKLTLNTLLAEMARLEVLLSADNIIRGQYSTLSKRIAQENAALITLQSRLADAQGAGARRKELQSERDEAYGRVFQAIINEQNSLSDLYGPLMARLNASTGTLRKLGFSVRRVVDVATWGAVAEEDLLDRRKAGPFQGRGALIALADTTLRSAWETGSAADVQAAMANFISLYMRDLLSQAPFGQNQQAEFRGWLKQFAHWLFATDHISVRYEIVYDGMDIRKLSPGTRGIVLLLLYLALDDADDRPLIIDQPEENLDPKSVFEELVALFIAAKAKRQVIMVTHNANLVINTDADQIIVADAGPHPAGGLPPFKYTSGGLENTAIRKAVCDILEGGEEAFRERARRLRVRLDR, from the coding sequence GTGATTGGTCGTGGGTCTGAATGGCGTCGCTGGGAACCGCACATCCATGCGCCGGGAACTGTCCTAAATAATCAGTTTGGCAGCGACTCCCCTTGGGATGTCTACCTCAAAAAACTTGAGACAGTCGCGCCGAAAATTGAGGCGCTGGCGGTGACTGACTATTACCTTACTGACACTTACGAAGAGGTGCTAAGGCAAAAGGCGGCTGGCCGTTTACAAGATGTGCAGCTCATTTTTCCCAATGTCGAATTGCGTTTAGATGTCGCTGCAAAGTCTGGCTTCGTCAATTTGCATCTCCTAGTCAGTCCTGAAGACCCGAACCACATCGCAGAACTGCACCGCATCCTTCAGCGCCTTCAGTTCCAGGCGCATGGCGATACCTTCAACTGCACCCGCCAAGATCTGATTTCGCTCGGGAAAAAAGCCGACACTAGCATTCTCGATGATCGTGCGGCGCTTTCGCACGGTGCCACGCAATTCAAGGTAAATTTTGACCAGCTTCGCCGCGTTATGCGAGAGAGCGATTGGGCGAAGACCAACATCCTCATCGCGGTTGCAGGCGCGACGGGCGACGGAACGTCGGGGTTGCGCCAAGCCGCAGACGCAACCATGCGTCAGGAGATCGAAAAGTTCGCCCACATCATCTTCTCAAGTAGTACGGCACAGCGCGAGTTCTGGTCTGGTCGTAAGGGCGTGACGCTCGACCAACTGAAGGAGCGATATGGCGGTTGCAAGCCCTGCCTCCACGGCAGCGACGCCCACGACCAGAAAACCGTAGGCCAGCCGGTTGAAGAGCGTTATTCGTGGATCAAGGGTGGTCTAGAGTTCGATGCCCTCCGCCAGGCTTGTATCGACCCCGAAGGTCGGGCTTATGTCGGCAGCGAATCGCCGTCCACGGCCATGCCTTCCCAAGTTATCTCGAACATAACTATTGGAGATGCCAGTTGGGCAGCAACTCCGGACATACCAGTTAATCCTGGGCTCGTCGCAATCATAGGCCCGCGCGGCTCAGGCAAGACCGCGCTTGCTGACATGATTGCCGCCGGCTGTGACGCAATCACGCCAGGCACTTGGAGTGCGAGCGCAAATATCAGCCCGTCATTTCTCGTCCGTGCCCGCCAGTTGCTTGGCCACGCGACTGCGACGCTGACATGGGGTGGAGGTGCTTCAGTCACACGCTTCCTCGACGGTCGCGATGCAAACGGTCATTTAGCCTTTCCCCGAGCGCGCTACTTGTCGCAGCAATTCGTAGAGGAGCTTTGCTCCTCTGCTGGCGTCTCCGATGGACTTATTGCGGAGATAGAGCGTGTGATCTTTGATGCCCACCCGCACGATGATCTTGACGGCGCTATCGACTTTGCCGAATTAAGGGATTTTCGCACCGCCCGTTTCCAGCAGGCCAGAGAACGGGAGGCTGAGGCAATCGCCGATTTATCCGAGCGCATTGCCACGGAGATTGAAAAGGAAGCTGCTGTCACAGGCCTAGCGCTGCAAGTCACGCAAAAGACCGGCCAGATCAAGAGTTACAACGAAGATCTCGCCAAGCTTGTCGTAAAGGGAACTGAGGCGCAGGCCATTCGCCACACCCAGCTCGGACAGGCCGTGCAGACGCTGCGCGGCACGATCCAGGCCTACGGCAATCAGCGCCGGACATTCGTTGCCCTGCAGGATGAGGTCGTCAGCACTCGCAATACCAAGGCCCCCGAGCTGCTTCGCCAAGCCAAGGAGCGGCATGTTCTCAGCGGCCTCAGTCAGGAGCAATGGGATGAATTCCTGCTGATCTATAAAGGCGATGTCGATACGAGTTTGACCAGCTATGTCACATGGTCCGATCAGCAAATCGCAGCGCTCACAGGTCCGGCCATTCCGGCCACTCCAACCAGCGACCCGAACACGCCGCTCTTCCCAGATACTACTGACCTCTCCAAATTAACCCTCAATACGCTGTTGGCTGAAATGGCCCGGCTGGAGGTCCTACTAAGCGCCGACAATATCATTCGCGGTCAGTACTCCACCCTGTCAAAGCGCATCGCCCAAGAGAACGCAGCGCTCATTACCCTTCAATCACGCCTAGCCGACGCTCAAGGAGCTGGCGCGCGTCGTAAGGAACTCCAAAGCGAGCGCGATGAGGCTTATGGCCGAGTATTTCAGGCGATCATCAATGAGCAGAATTCGCTCTCCGATCTTTATGGACCGCTGATGGCGCGCTTGAATGCGTCCACCGGCACACTTCGCAAGCTCGGGTTCTCGGTTCGCCGCGTCGTCGACGTTGCCACCTGGGGAGCTGTGGCTGAAGAAGACCTTCTCGACCGACGGAAGGCCGGGCCATTCCAAGGACGCGGTGCACTAATCGCTCTGGCGGACACAACCCTACGATCAGCATGGGAAACAGGGTCGGCTGCCGACGTACAGGCAGCGATGGCGAACTTCATTTCGCTATACATGCGCGACCTTCTGAGCCAGGCCCCCTTTGGCCAGAATCAACAAGCAGAGTTTCGTGGCTGGTTGAAGCAGTTCGCGCACTGGCTTTTCGCCACCGATCACATCTCGGTGCGATACGAAATAGTCTATGACGGAATGGATATCCGCAAACTGTCGCCTGGAACGCGGGGAATCGTACTTCTCCTTCTCTACTTGGCACTGGACGATGCTGACGATCGGCCACTCATCATCGATCAGCCAGAGGAGAACTTGGACCCCAAATCTGTGTTCGAGGAGTTGGTCGCCCTGTTTATCGCGGCCAAGGCCAAACGCCAGGTAATCATGGTCACGCACAATGCCAACCTCGTCATCAACACCGATGCGGACCAAATCATTGTCGCCGACGCCGGTCCGCATCCTGCTGGTGGTTTGCCCCCATTCAAATACACTTCTGGCGGCCTTGAGAACACTGCTATTCGCAAGGCGGTTTGCGACATTCTGGAGGGCGGCGAAGAGGCCTTCCGCGAACGCGCACGTCGATTGAGGGTTAGGCTGGATCGCTAA
- a CDS encoding DUF3800 domain-containing protein, translating into MTTVYIDESGHSGDMINSGNAYDFKGQPYFALAGIGLEDGHDWDDRINELRSRHRISAGELKSKSLTAKPRFSAEVIHGLLDQRAPLFIEVVDKRFFICTSITSFQLLPACLGYTESVKLHFIKNTVADFLYFHASERVLDTFVASCLAPGDTTLRASFAVLRDMATDLGYTGSAMQIAEGIAHMVQEAEAEYGEQRDNGSEAWSRFLPPPDLNKHAKQVWMLPNLTSFTSIYARMNRYYSKRLAGIRLVHDQQLEVENILRQGKMTAENLSRSVDLPYTPQSDYRFEEEASIEFAQSHEAIGVQLADIVAGTVMRYFRDTDASTPVSSELREAMMRLIDEGDERRGYGLNQVVATANVRHAE; encoded by the coding sequence ATGACCACCGTCTATATTGATGAAAGCGGCCACAGCGGGGACATGATCAACAGCGGCAATGCTTACGACTTCAAGGGCCAGCCCTACTTTGCCCTGGCCGGCATTGGTCTTGAGGACGGTCATGACTGGGACGATCGCATCAATGAGCTGCGAAGCCGTCACCGCATTTCTGCCGGCGAACTCAAGTCTAAGTCGCTGACAGCCAAGCCAAGATTTTCGGCCGAAGTCATCCATGGATTGCTTGATCAGCGCGCTCCGCTTTTCATCGAGGTGGTCGACAAGCGTTTTTTTATCTGCACCAGCATCACCTCGTTCCAACTCTTGCCAGCATGCCTTGGCTATACCGAGTCGGTAAAGCTCCACTTCATCAAGAACACGGTGGCAGACTTCCTGTACTTTCACGCGTCCGAACGCGTCCTCGATACATTCGTCGCCTCGTGCCTGGCGCCGGGTGACACGACGCTCCGCGCCTCATTCGCCGTGCTGCGCGACATGGCTACAGATCTGGGCTACACCGGATCGGCCATGCAAATCGCGGAAGGCATTGCCCACATGGTGCAGGAGGCTGAAGCCGAATACGGCGAGCAACGTGATAACGGTAGCGAGGCTTGGTCGCGGTTTCTTCCGCCCCCCGATCTCAACAAACATGCGAAACAGGTCTGGATGTTGCCGAACCTGACGTCATTTACGAGTATCTATGCCAGGATGAATCGCTATTACAGCAAGCGCTTGGCCGGCATCCGCTTGGTACACGACCAGCAATTGGAGGTGGAGAACATTCTGCGCCAGGGAAAAATGACGGCCGAAAACCTGAGCCGCTCCGTGGATCTGCCCTACACCCCGCAGTCTGACTACCGGTTCGAGGAAGAAGCCAGCATCGAGTTTGCGCAATCGCATGAGGCCATCGGCGTGCAGCTGGCCGACATCGTTGCGGGCACCGTGATGCGCTACTTTCGCGACACGGACGCCAGCACACCCGTGTCGAGCGAACTGCGCGAGGCCATGATGCGACTCATTGACGAGGGCGATGAGCGAAGAGGCTATGGCCTCAATCAAGTAGTAGCTACAGCCAACGTCCGACATGCCGAATGA
- a CDS encoding phage exclusion protein Lit family protein, with translation MTNEPSDRTIILHLLRGAVPERADEISGLWSQYGHAVEIAPSKKGVTMNANEKRIQFDTKTIDLFWLLGFSSWRAIEVYAPALVVATSNGLPLDQALSVDEERGQYEFDYKQRIAAAQSLITAEQTSDVSWPMDIPLPSADRDGLGNIQHMAAFDLVALALAFALLHEFQHVMFCADKRAPSTRPEEEIACDTYARTFMTSELAAYAKVHGHDFAQVQNKRAMGITLAAVVVHAMTPPHARWGDSEYPPINERLTAMIRGYTLPADSSFWAFTACVLIALMRQENRPLDIVAYSNKEMVEMLLDRLG, from the coding sequence ATGACGAATGAGCCATCTGACCGGACGATCATCCTACATCTCCTCCGCGGCGCCGTGCCCGAGCGAGCCGATGAAATAAGCGGTCTTTGGAGCCAATACGGCCATGCCGTCGAGATCGCGCCAAGTAAAAAGGGCGTGACGATGAATGCCAACGAGAAACGTATCCAGTTCGACACTAAGACGATCGACTTGTTCTGGCTACTTGGTTTCAGCTCGTGGCGGGCCATCGAAGTGTACGCACCAGCCTTAGTTGTCGCGACATCCAACGGGTTACCGCTCGACCAAGCCCTCAGTGTCGATGAAGAACGCGGCCAATATGAATTCGACTACAAGCAGCGCATCGCCGCCGCCCAGTCGCTCATCACAGCCGAACAGACCTCAGACGTATCCTGGCCGATGGACATCCCCCTGCCGAGCGCCGACCGTGATGGCCTGGGCAACATTCAGCACATGGCGGCATTCGACCTTGTTGCGCTCGCCTTGGCCTTCGCCCTGCTACACGAATTCCAGCACGTAATGTTCTGCGCCGACAAACGCGCGCCCTCTACGCGACCTGAAGAGGAAATCGCCTGCGACACCTATGCCCGAACTTTCATGACAAGCGAGCTCGCCGCCTATGCGAAGGTACACGGACACGATTTCGCCCAGGTCCAGAACAAGCGCGCGATGGGCATCACGCTCGCCGCCGTTGTCGTTCATGCGATGACGCCGCCCCATGCACGTTGGGGCGATAGCGAATACCCACCGATCAACGAACGGCTGACAGCAATGATCCGTGGCTACACTTTGCCAGCCGATTCATCATTCTGGGCCTTCACGGCCTGTGTCCTAATCGCGCTAATGCGGCAGGAAAACCGTCCGCTCGACATTGTCGCCTACTCGAACAAAGAAATGGTCGAAATGCTGCTCGACCGGCTCGGTTGA
- a CDS encoding GIY-YIG nuclease family protein yields MPVYFIGEDENGCSPIKIGVAKNIEERKRNLQTGNPLDLKLLGWIEVADAFQLERQLHQHFESTHVRGEWFAIEPAEILPILMRAGLDGFVAKNADAFQVIGYDRDAVPEYLGVWEWGDLEIYECCPYCGCLCGMHFQDASQMYHCLNCDTLTDFSDLDPRNEDLDD; encoded by the coding sequence ATGCCGGTCTATTTCATTGGTGAAGATGAAAACGGATGCTCTCCTATCAAGATCGGGGTCGCGAAGAACATCGAGGAGCGTAAGCGCAATCTCCAGACTGGTAACCCTCTTGATCTGAAACTGCTTGGATGGATCGAAGTAGCCGATGCCTTTCAGCTTGAACGCCAGCTTCATCAGCATTTCGAGTCGACCCATGTGCGCGGCGAGTGGTTCGCAATCGAGCCTGCAGAGATCTTGCCCATTCTCATGCGCGCTGGCCTAGACGGATTTGTCGCCAAGAACGCTGATGCGTTCCAGGTCATTGGCTATGACCGTGACGCTGTGCCGGAGTATCTTGGGGTATGGGAATGGGGCGACCTTGAGATCTATGAATGTTGCCCCTACTGCGGCTGCCTGTGCGGCATGCACTTTCAAGATGCATCACAGATGTACCACTGTCTGAACTGCGACACGCTAACGGACTTTTCGGACTTGGACCCACGCAACGAAGACTTGGACGACTGA
- a CDS encoding DUF2274 domain-containing protein — MTTSRKLRLGPLPKTESVKLTIMCPARLKADLDRYAALYGQAYGETVDAATLIPYMLEAFMAGDRGFKKGDPK, encoded by the coding sequence ATGACCACATCGCGCAAGCTGCGGCTGGGGCCGCTCCCCAAGACCGAGAGCGTCAAGCTGACCATCATGTGCCCAGCGAGATTGAAAGCCGACTTGGACCGCTATGCGGCATTATACGGTCAAGCGTATGGCGAGACCGTCGATGCGGCGACTCTCATTCCGTACATGCTGGAGGCCTTTATGGCAGGGGACAGGGGATTTAAGAAGGGCGACCCGAAATAG
- a CDS encoding type II toxin-antitoxin system ParD family antitoxin encodes MATRNVVLTPHQEQVIHDLVQSGRYQNASEVMREGLRLLEQRIAEDDAKIEALRRATSIGIMDLEHGRFTQLNEGDLEHYLEGLSLEATIPERDNH; translated from the coding sequence ATGGCGACGCGAAACGTTGTGCTCACCCCTCACCAGGAACAGGTTATCCATGACCTAGTACAGTCCGGCCGTTATCAGAATGCCAGTGAAGTAATGCGAGAAGGTTTGCGTTTATTGGAACAGCGCATCGCCGAAGACGACGCCAAAATCGAGGCACTGCGCCGGGCGACCTCGATCGGCATCATGGATCTTGAGCACGGGCGCTTTACTCAGTTGAACGAAGGGGATCTGGAGCACTACCTTGAGGGCTTGAGCCTGGAGGCCACTATCCCCGAGAGAGATAATCACTGA
- a CDS encoding type II toxin-antitoxin system RelE/ParE family toxin — protein MPQYRITNAARADIVDILRLSQTQFGDQARQRYQALILAALQALAGTPYRIGSHDRDELTPGLRSYHLIYSRQQAKHPHRTVKSPRHIVFYRVANDGVIEVVRLLHDAMDVQVHLPDE, from the coding sequence ATGCCGCAGTATCGGATTACCAACGCGGCGCGCGCCGACATTGTCGACATCCTCAGGCTCTCCCAGACGCAGTTCGGCGATCAAGCACGCCAGCGCTACCAGGCGCTGATCCTCGCGGCGCTGCAAGCTCTTGCCGGCACGCCTTATCGCATTGGCAGCCACGACCGCGATGAACTCACTCCGGGCCTTCGCAGCTATCACCTCATCTATTCACGCCAGCAGGCCAAGCACCCTCATAGGACGGTCAAGAGTCCACGCCATATCGTGTTCTATCGGGTGGCAAACGACGGCGTGATCGAGGTCGTCAGACTCCTTCATGACGCCATGGACGTGCAGGTGCACTTGCCTGATGAATGA
- a CDS encoding 4Fe-4S single cluster domain-containing protein produces the protein MELSLSRVHFPVTTLGPGRRLGIWFQGCSIRCPGCISADTWGPGQRRLEVDQLLAQLAPWLQEADGITLSGGEPFDQFEALLLLLKGLRRLSCVDILVYSGYPLEHLQPRLHQAAGLIDGLISDPYEEHLDQSLALRGSDNQRLTLLTALGRSRLAPYERALEPADKALDLMFDDNGSVWMAGIPRRDDLLRLRDLLQEQGHQIQTSAHRH, from the coding sequence ATGGAGCTGAGCCTGTCGAGGGTGCATTTCCCGGTCACCACTCTGGGGCCCGGACGGCGCCTGGGCATCTGGTTCCAGGGCTGCAGCATCCGCTGCCCTGGCTGCATCTCCGCCGATACCTGGGGACCGGGCCAGCGACGCCTGGAGGTCGATCAGCTGCTGGCACAACTGGCGCCCTGGTTGCAGGAAGCCGACGGCATCACGCTCTCCGGCGGCGAGCCGTTCGACCAGTTCGAGGCCCTGCTGCTCCTGCTCAAAGGGCTGCGCCGGCTCAGCTGCGTGGACATCCTGGTCTACAGCGGCTACCCCCTGGAACACCTGCAACCCCGGTTGCACCAGGCTGCGGGCCTGATCGACGGGCTGATCAGCGACCCCTACGAGGAACACCTCGACCAATCCCTGGCGCTGCGCGGCAGCGACAACCAGCGCCTGACCCTGCTGACCGCACTCGGCCGCTCGCGCCTGGCGCCCTACGAACGCGCCCTGGAACCTGCCGACAAGGCCCTGGACCTGATGTTCGACGACAACGGCAGCGTCTGGATGGCCGGCATCCCCCGGCGTGACGACCTGCTGCGCCTGCGCGACCTGCTGCAGGAGCAAGGCCACCAAATACAGACCAGTGCCCATCGCCACTGA